In Oryzias latipes chromosome 23, ASM223467v1, the DNA window TTACCTCAATCAGTGAGTTATATAAGCTACAGATGCTACACCAGTTACCATTGGCCAATGTACACAAAGATTGATGCCAAATTGGAAAGGGCACAGCTTAACAGATACAGTAAAATGACCATGGCATGCtttttttgggtcaaattttaaaaagaaaaaaaaataatcatcaaaAGACGCAGGTCATGGTATTAATGTTTTTGTACATGGTGTAACAGATGAATAACATTTCCAaattttctttaacccttgtgtaaAGGATTGAAATCCTAACTAAAAAGGGTACAAATATTAAGCTTGCTCTGGTCGACTAACAGTAATGCAGGTCCCTGCCCACACCTGTCAGTCCCTTTAACTCCTGTGCCTTCGTTTGGAAGGTGTGTGTTCTGTCACCCTGGCCTAACTCTAAAACCTTTTGGTAGTGAATGGGTGTAGTAAGACAGGATTCAGAACTTGATCCTTGTCAGTCAGCTGAAGCGTCGTTCTGCAATGCACTTGAAGCTCACTTGCACAGATCCTGCCTTTACAACAACCAGCCAGAGTGATGGAGTGCCCCTAACCCAGAACAATCTTCAAAAATTAAAACCTAGACCTCTGTAACTGGCtcaatgaaaacagcaaacatttatttgaacaagGATTAATCTGTGTTACCTCTCTAAAGTagtaaaagaaatattactTTCTACTTTGTatgttcaaaagaaaacagatttggaTGTAAAACACCAGGTGAATTATTTGACAGTccggaaacaaaaaaaaacttgaaagtcaataaaccacacaataaataaataaatagatccaATATAAAATGGtgatcaaacaaatgaacaaatagaaatgaataaatcaagACAGTAGAGCTCTCGATTTCCTCCGATTAACTAACTCCAGACGTTGATAAcagttttcttccagaatgggCGCGAGATGCCCGAACGGCGTAACAGTCAGTTAACGGTTTTGACAGTTAGCTTCAGACGGTTCTTTTCCGCGGGGAAATCGAACTGGTCGCTAATCCCGAATGGTCTTCAAAAACgtaaatgttcaaagacagtGGTGCCCGCCTCCTTGGCCTCAGATGTTTTCCCGGCTTGAACTGAGTTCTCAGcttcaaaagataaaataaaacagtaccTTCTCTCCAGACCAGTAGAATGGTGTACAGCTGGTGaattaccacagtgaatcacTGGGATGTTAGCTGTATGGCAGGGGAATACTCTTTCAGAAACTGCTCAGCAATACGGCCGCTCTGCGGGAACTCCTCTTCTCCGCTGACGGAGCTGTCACAGACACCGTGCTCCGCCTCCGTGCCCTGCCTCCGGGCCCCGCCTCCGAAATCCCGATGCTTGCGGCCTGGGGAACTCCTCCTTACGTGCTGGCTGTCTTCCTGCACTGCTCACGTAACGAGCGAGATACTGCCGTCTCTAAATCACTGTCGAACCTGCTCCAggttattttcttcaaaacaattttttaagaaGCCGAGACATCCCATCCGACCAGTCTCTCTCCCCGTCCAaccgttcttttttttctgttttccaacgTCTGTCCCCTCGCGCCTTCGTCTGCGTCTTACGTCATGTCAGGCCCGCTCATCACTTTCTGTCACCGTTACACTCCCCCCTGCTAAACCCTGCCATAGCAGCTACAGCTCCAGTGAAGCACCATTTACAAGTTAATCACAACACATTTAACACAACATTTTGACATGGCATAAACATAACATGTGTGCATTTCACATTAATCCATGACATAGTCACTTCTGTACCTCATAGGTAGTAAACCCCTGTTTTGTCTGTGCGGGTTTCTATGTTGGAGAAATCCCTCACTGCCCCGACGTGTATCCCTACTTTCTTCCCCTGAGTATTCTACACCATCTGACAGTGCATCTGAGTCTCTACTAACATGGACCTGTTCTTGCATCTTTGTCAGTGCTTCTGTAGTCATGGGGTCATCTACAGCCATAACACGGTCCTCCTCCCGAGCGTCAGAGTGTTGACTAACCAATAAAGGGAAGCTAACTGTGGTGACGTCACTGTCTGACTCTGTTTCTTCTTGAAGTGAGGGAATATTTATTTGCTTCCTGCTTGGTACCTGAAAAGTGCACAATTTAAGCTGATCTCTATGAACCACCTTGTGAGGGCCCCCCTTCTCTGATTGAATAGTGAACACTGGGATATCAGGGTGGTTCTGTCTGAGTATGATATATGGCTGAGACTCCCACTTGTCCTGAATCTTGTTCCGACCCCTAGGCTTGTGATTACGGATCAGCACTCTGTCACCTGACCTAAGCAAGGCACTGCATGAACTACGATCGTATATTCGTTTCTGTCTCCGGGAAGCTCCTTGTGCTGACAACCCTGCGACCTCTACTGCTAACTTCAGTCGCTCATGGTGTGCCTTCACCCAGTCATCCAAGTTGTCAATGTCAACTTCAGCCAAGTCTTTCCCCCCAAGAAGGTCAAGAGGCATCCTTGCGTCTCTCCCAAACATAAGGTAAAAGGGTGAGTATCCAGTTGAGGAATGCACCCGATTGTTGTAAGCCATGGCTAATTCGGGGAGGTATGCCTTCCAGTCCCTTTTCTTTTCAGGGGGCAAAGTTCTTAGCATGTCGTGCATTGTCCTATTGAACCGTTCGCATTGAGCATTCCCCTGAGGGTGATAAGGACTAGTACGACTTTTAGCTATTCCATAAATCTTGCACAGCTCTTTTATTACGCTAGCTTCAAAACTTCGCCCTTGATCTGAGTGAAGTCGAGCTGGGCACCCATAATAGGCAAACCAGTGCTTCACCAGGGCTTTCGCTGTGGTGTCTGCTGTCTGATTTTTTGTAGGAACAGCCATTGTGAATCTAGTGAACATGTCTGTAAGAACGAGAACATTTTCATAACCCCCAACAGACCGCTCAAGCAATGTATAATCCATTGCCACAACCTCCAAGGGCGCTGTAACATTGCTGCAGGTCATGGGGGCCCTAGCCTTTGGGAACACGTCTTTGGCTAGAGCACATCGTTTGCACTGCTGAACCCAACTTTGAACATCTTGCCCCATAGAAGGCCAATAATAGCTCCTTCTCAGGAGACTTAAAGTGCTTTGTCCCCCAAAGTGCCCACCATGTTCATGTACACTTAAAAACACTTTGAACTGCAAAGAGTCTGGAACAACGAGTTGCTTGATCTCCACACCATCACGTGGATCTTGGACATGTCGGTAGAGAACACCTCTACAAAACTTGAGTCGAGGGAGCTGTCTATAGAGCTTTTTAACAATAGGCGATCCTGTGCGTAGATCAGCATAGCTCACTTTAGCTTTCCCCTGTACTACTTGATAAATTAGCCCTACAGCCAAGTCCCTCTTTTGTGCCTGTTCAATCTCATCCCAAGTCTGGCCACTAATCACTTTTCCTGTAACAGAATGTACACTGACCGGGCAGGTCATCGTATCTGACTTGTCCTGTTCAGTTGGCCACAAACATGCACGAACTTCATCAGAATTAATTCTGATAAAATCTTTGCCCCCATCTTCTCTCTCAGGCTCCTCCTCCTTAGGGATTCTAGACAAAACATCTGCATTAATATTCTGTCGTCCCGGCTTGTAGCAGACCTCAAAGTTATATTCAGCCAATTGGGCCACCCATCGCTGTTCTACCGCCCCTAAGTTTGCTGTCCCTAAGTAGCGCAGGGGGTTGTGATCCGTAACTACAGTGAACTTGGAAAACATCAGGTAGTCCCTGAACTTCTCCGTGATAGCCCATTTAAGGGCCAATAGTTCCAACTTAAAAGCACTGTAGTATTTGTCATTCTTTTCTGAACCACGAAGCCCGCGGGATGCATAAGCTACCACCCTTTCAACCCCGTCTTGCTTTTGGCTAAGTACTGCCCCAAGTCCGTGTGAACTCCCATCTGTAGTCAAAATGAAAGGGGTTTGGAAATCAGGATATGCCAGGACTGGTGGGGAGGTGagacattgtttgagctcatccAGCGCAGTTTGGCAGTCAGCTGTCCAAACAAATGGCTGATTCTCATTAACTTTGCCCCTTTTTCCCAGTAAAGCATGTAGGGGTTTTGCCATGTGAGCAAAGTTAGGCACAAATCGCCTGTAGTAACTCATAAATCCTACTACCTGCCTAACTTCTTTGACACTCCTAGGAGTTGGCCAGGAATTCAGGGCGCTGACCTTTTCCATGTCAACTTTGATGCCCTGGGCAGAGATTAAATGACCTAGAAACTTGACCTCAGGGCGTAAAAGAAAGCATTTGGATGGCTTCAATTTCAACCCATGCTGTCGGAGTCGTTGAAACACCAGCCCCAGCCTTTCACAATGGCTCTCAAAATCTCGCGAGTAGACAAGGATATCATCCAAGTAAACCAACAGGATGTCAAAGCTCAGGTCACCTAAGACAAGCCCCATTAACCGCTGGAATGTGGCTGGAGCATTGCATAAGCCAAATGGCATTCTTGTCCACTCAAAAAGACCAAAGGGTGTGGTAACTGCAGTCTTCCCCTGGTCTTCTTCATTCATTGCTACTTGAAAGTAGCCAGCTGTCAGGTCTAGAGTCGAAAATAAATGTGCATCACCGAGTGCATCCAGAGCTTCCTCGACCCTTGGGAGTGGGTAAGCATCTTTACATGTCACTTGGTTCAGTCGCCTGTAGTCGCAGCAAAATCGAACACTCCCATCTTTCTTTATGACTATAACTGCTGGTGATGCCCAGGGACTGGTGCTCTCTTTAAGAATGCCCTGGCTAACAAGCTCATGCACATGTTTTTTGAATTCCTGGAAGACCTGCGGGGGAACTCTACGGTGCCTCTGCTTGATGGGAGGGGCATCCCCGGTAGAGATACAATGGGTTACAGATGTAGTGTACCCATAGTCATTCTCATTTTGGGAGAAAACGTCTTGGTGGGTGGCTAGTAGACTTACAAGTTGTTGGTACTGAGATTCAGTCAGACCCTCCGTATTTGCTTGGACTGGAACGGGTAGCCGTTCAGCCTCATTTTCCAACTGCGTAACCTCTATACCATCTAGGTGTTTGACAACTAGACCTCCCTCCTTCTCCACCACCTGCACCACTTCTTTCAAAAGTATCTCCTGTGGTTTGCTCACGGTTGCTACTCTAGCCCGTGGCATAAGTTTTATGACTTTCTCGCTGGTGTTCATGACCCTTACGGGGACCCTTCCACTGGTAGCTTTAGCCAAGATATTTGCCACTACAAGCCCCTTTGGAAGGCCTGACCTTTGTGCCGTTTCAACAAGCACTGGGCAGTCTACTTTGGATGTAACTTCACAATGGCCCTCTACCACCATCTCACTCATCGGGGGTATCATGACCGGTTCTCGGCCTGCCACTTTCACAAACCCCATCTTTCCATCTGGAGTTATGCGCTGAGATTCCTTCCTCACTTTAGCAACCAACCTACGAATGTTGGCCTCACCCTCTTTGAGATTATCCATCCCCATGTAACCACCGTTATCTGCAAAAATGGCCTCAAGTTCTTCTATTACATTCATGCCCACAATTCCAGGGAGCCCATTTGACTTTTCTACATGGGGATGGGTGTCAGTTAGTACAAAAATGCACTTTCTGCCCACTGTCCTGCCAACACACTCCACCTCAACTTCTAGGCACCCTAATACTGGGATATCCAGCCCATTTGCGGCAGTAAGTTCGATCCAGTTGGCAGACAACATTCCCTGTTTCCCAAAATGTTTGCGGAAGTGGGACTCTGTGATAGCAGTGACGTTAGAGCCTGTATCCCACAGGCAGGTTGTCTCTATTCCTCCAATCTTTAGACTGACAGTCCTACACTTCCCAAAAGCACTCCTCCGGAGATCATTATCTACCTCCGCAAGGATACACTCAGCCATCTGGGTCCCTATGATGGAAGTACTGGGGTTCTCCTTAGACCCATTTCGATTACTTGGTCTGACATCTGGATTTGGGACCTCGAGTGGGGCTTGACTTGTCTCTTTGCCTACTTTCCTCAAACAGTGCTTGCTAACATGGCCAGGCTCTCCACAGTTATAGCATATATACCTCCCTTCACTATCTCGTAGGGCTACCCTCCTGGGAGCTGCAGCTCGCTGTCCTGCCTCCTCCccttttctctgcagagcaTGGTACAACTCTTCCTGACGAGCAGATATTCGTTTTATCTCCTCATGTAGCATCTCCATTGTCAGAGATGATGGTTTCTCCTCCATTGCCACAGCAGCATTTACACCCCCCCTTATTTTGGGTCTACCCAAGGTAGCTGGGTCAGATGGcatctcttcttcttctgacCAGTCAATTGCAGCCTGTAACAGCTCAACAAAAGTGAGGCTCCTCATTTCGTGAACCTTCCTTTTCAATTCCCTCCTCAAAAAGTCCTCTTTCAGTCCTAAGACCAACTGTTCCTTTAATACAACATCGGGGTCTGGGACACGCTTTGGTTCTCTTCTTATCACATGTTCTAGCCTGTCCTGTAGATCATATGCATAAGACCGAATGGTCTCCCCGGGcatctgttttctttcataGAATTCTTTTAACCTTGTGCCAATTGGGGTCTTATCTCCATAGGTCTGAATAAGAATGTCAAATATTTCTTCGACACTGTCTATCGGCTCCGTCAGCATAAATTTAACTGTCGCCTTTGCTTCACCCTTCAGGTGTTGCTTAACCAGCTCAACTCTATCGTCATGGGGTGTTTTCATCACTCGAAAAGCTGACTTCATTTCGGCAATCCATTCCTCAACAGATTCATCCCCGCCTCTTACTGATCCACCCCCAAAGTCTGGCAGTTTACGGTCTCTATGGATGACGACCGCAGCTGGTGCTCTCAATGCTGTAGCCTGCTGATCAATAACTGCCTTGGCAAGGGAGAGAGCTTCTCTTTGTTCATTCCTAGCCTGTTCCAAGGCACCTGCCTGCTCTACAAGCCTCCTTTGTAAATCAGCAAAATCCTTCTTTAAACCCTCCAACTCCGACATGTTGAAGCTATGACTACAAATCAATATTCCTGCACTAAATCTGGGTTTCCAATGTAATGTAGATCCTGTTCGTGACGCCAAATGTAAAGGATTGAAATCCTAACTAAAAAGGGTACAAATATTAAGCTTGCTCTGGTCGACTAACAGTAATGCAGGTCCCTGCCCACACCTGTCAGTCCCTTTAACTCCTGTGCCTTCGTTTGGAAGGTGTGTGTTCTGTCACCCTGGCCTAACTCTAAAACCTTTTGGTAGTGAATGGGTGTAGTAAGACAGGCTTCAGAACTTGATCCTTGTCAGTCAGCTGAAGCGTCGTTCTGCAATGCACTTGAAGCTCACTTGCACAGATCCTGCCTTTACAACAACCAGCCAGAGTGATGGAGTGCCCCTAACCCAGAACAATCTTCAAAAATTAAAACCTAGACCTCTGTAACTGGCtcaatgaaaacagcaaacatttatttgaacaagGATTAATCTGTGTTACCTCTCTAAAGTagtaaaagaaatattactTTCTACTTTGTatgttcaaaagaaaacagatttggaTGTAAAACACCAGGTGAATTATTTGACAGTccggaaacaaaaaaaaacttgaaagtcaataaaccacacaataaataaataaatagatccaATATAAAATGGtgatcaaacaaatgaacaaatagaaatgaataaatcaagACAGTAGAGCTCTCGACTTCCTCCGATTAACTAACTCCAGACGTTGATAAca includes these proteins:
- the LOC111946903 gene encoding uncharacterized protein LOC111946903; the protein is MSELEGLKKDFADLQRRLVEQAGALEQARNEQREALSLAKAVIDQQATALRAPAAVVIHRDRKLPDFGGGSVRGGDESVEEWIAEMKSAFRVMKTPHDDRVELVKQHLKGEAKATVKFMLTEPIDSVEEIFDILIQTYGDKTPIGTRLKEFYERKQMPGETIRSYAYDLQDRLEHVIRREPKRVPDPDVVLKEQLVLGLKEDFLRRELKRKVHEMRSLTFVELLQAAIDWSEEEEMPSDPATLGRPKIRGGVNAAVAMEEKPSSLTMEMLHEEIKRISARQEELYHALQRKGEEAGQRAAAPRRVALRDSEGRYICYNCGEPGHVSKHCLRKVGKETSQAPLEVPNPDVRPSNRNGSKENPSTSIIGTQMAECILAEVDNDLRRSAFGKCRTVSLKIGGIETTCLWDTGSNVTAITESHFRKHFGKQGMLSANWIELTAANGLDIPVLGCLEVEVECVGRTVGRKCIFVLTDTHPHVEKSNGLPGIVGMNVIEELEAIFADNGGYMGMDNLKEGEANIRRLVAKVRKESQRITPDGKMGFVKVAGREPVMIPPMSEMVVEGHCEVTSKVDCPVLVETAQRSGLPKGLVVANILAKATSGRVPVRVMNTSEKVIKLMPRARVATVSKPQEILLKEVVQVVEKEGGLVVKHLDGIEVTQLENEAERLPVPVQANTEGLTESQYQQLVSLLATHQDVFSQNENDYGYTTSVTHCISTGDAPPIKQRHRRVPPQVFQEFKKHVHELVSQGILKESTSPWASPAVIVIKKDGSVRFCCDYRRLNQVTCKDAYPLPRVEEALDALGDAHLFSTLDLTAGYFQVAMNEEDQGKTAVTTPFGLFEWTRMPFGLCNAPATFQRLMGLVLGDLSFDILLVYLDDILVYSRDFESHCERLGLVFQRLRQHGLKLKPSKCFLLRPEVKFLGHLISAQGIKVDMEKVSALNSWPTPRSVKEVRQMGVHTDLGQYLAKSKTGLKGW